A genomic segment from Treponema sp. Marseille-Q3903 encodes:
- a CDS encoding 8-oxo-dGTP diphosphatase, translating into MLNTTLCYIEKDSSYLMLHRIKKQNDYNRDKWIGIGGKFEDAESPEECAVREIKEETGLFVEKTSLRYCGIVTFVDIRSPSVSGCAEEVFTEFMHIFWTDKFSGKMFTSEQCTEGDLKWIPISKMNRLPHWEGDEIFLDMIAKRSPFFSLKLVYKNGVLLKAVLNGKTIKS; encoded by the coding sequence ATGCTGAACACAACACTTTGTTACATAGAAAAAGATTCCTCTTATCTCATGCTTCACCGCATAAAAAAACAGAATGATTACAACCGCGACAAATGGATTGGGATAGGCGGAAAGTTCGAAGATGCGGAAAGTCCTGAAGAATGCGCAGTCCGCGAAATCAAGGAAGAAACTGGGCTTTTTGTCGAAAAAACATCTCTTCGTTACTGTGGAATTGTCACATTTGTCGATATTCGCTCTCCATCAGTTTCAGGATGTGCGGAAGAAGTCTTCACTGAATTTATGCACATTTTTTGGACTGATAAATTCTCGGGAAAGATGTTTACATCAGAGCAATGCACCGAAGGCGATTTGAAATGGATTCCAATTTCTAAAATGAACAGATTGCCTCACTGGGAAGGTGATGAAATATTTCTTGACATGATTGCAAAACGCTCTCCTTTTTTTTCGCTTAAACTTGTTTATAAAAATGGAGTTTTGCTCAAAGCCGTATTAAACGGAAAAACAATAAAATCATAA
- the purN gene encoding phosphoribosylglycinamide formyltransferase, whose protein sequence is MKLKTAVLVSGGGTNLQALIDYQKEEGDSCPYKIVIVISDHKDAFALERAAKADIPCAVTSPYSVMGKEIAQAASRDEKRLSVSDAVLDLCKKYDVDAIVQAGWLTVLTGDILKAYQNKIINLHPALLPKFGGVGMWGHHVHEAVLKSGEKESGCTVHFVNGECDGGKILIQKKVPVMAGDTPDSLYARIAPKEHEAIVEGLLLLCRQQC, encoded by the coding sequence ATGAAACTGAAAACAGCAGTGCTTGTAAGCGGCGGTGGGACTAATCTTCAAGCTTTGATTGACTATCAAAAAGAAGAAGGCGATTCATGCCCTTACAAAATTGTAATCGTGATAAGCGATCACAAAGATGCGTTTGCTTTGGAACGCGCTGCAAAAGCAGATATTCCATGTGCAGTGACAAGTCCGTATTCCGTTATGGGGAAAGAAATCGCGCAAGCCGCTAGCAGGGATGAAAAACGCCTTTCCGTAAGCGATGCAGTTCTTGACTTGTGCAAAAAATATGATGTCGACGCTATCGTTCAGGCAGGTTGGCTTACAGTCCTTACAGGCGATATTCTAAAAGCGTATCAAAATAAAATCATAAATCTCCACCCCGCCCTTTTGCCGAAATTCGGAGGAGTTGGGATGTGGGGACACCACGTTCACGAAGCTGTTTTAAAATCAGGCGAAAAAGAAAGCGGCTGTACTGTTCATTTTGTAAACGGAGAATGTGACGGTGGAAAAATTTTAATTCAGAAAAAAGTCCCTGTGATGGCAGGCGACACTCCTGATTCATTGTATGCTCGAATTGCGCCAAAAGAGCACGAAGCTATTGTAGAAGGATTGCTATTGCTTTGCAGACAACAATGCTGA
- the purM gene encoding phosphoribosylformylglycinamidine cyclo-ligase produces MASYKESGVDVEEGYRAVNKYKEHAKRTAIPGLLTGLGSFNGMFEVPKGYKNPVIVSGTDGVGTKLDIAFKMRKYDTVGIDCVAMSVNDILCSGVQTSFFLDYVACGKLDADIASDLVKGVADGCVDAGCALLGGETAEMPDFYDDGKYDLAGFGVGIGEKKEMITGENIKENDTLIGLSSNGVHSNGFSLVRKLVKNVNEPFIIDGKDTGKTIGEILLTPTRIYVKPVMEVLGKYRKAINGMVHITGGGFYENIPRMYPKAKEGKKQLISVIKRDSWDIPPVFGELIKRGADLDSIYNTFNMGIGMLLAVNSKYADAVLEMFNANAHKYHKDYCPDMKAYKIGYVAYSKGEVKSQQDSVLFED; encoded by the coding sequence ATGGCATCTTACAAAGAATCAGGAGTAGACGTAGAAGAAGGTTACCGCGCAGTAAACAAATATAAAGAACACGCAAAAAGGACCGCAATTCCCGGACTTTTAACAGGTTTGGGAAGCTTTAACGGAATGTTCGAAGTGCCAAAAGGATACAAAAATCCTGTGATTGTAAGCGGAACGGACGGTGTTGGGACAAAACTCGATATAGCGTTCAAGATGAGAAAATACGATACTGTCGGCATAGACTGCGTTGCGATGAGCGTAAACGACATCCTTTGCTCCGGCGTTCAAACATCGTTCTTTCTTGATTATGTTGCATGCGGAAAACTCGATGCTGACATAGCTTCCGACTTAGTCAAAGGTGTTGCAGACGGTTGTGTCGATGCAGGCTGTGCTCTTCTTGGCGGCGAAACTGCCGAAATGCCTGACTTCTATGATGATGGAAAATACGATCTTGCAGGTTTTGGAGTCGGAATCGGAGAAAAAAAAGAGATGATTACAGGCGAAAACATCAAAGAAAACGATACTTTGATTGGGCTTTCATCTAACGGAGTTCACTCAAACGGATTCAGCCTTGTGCGAAAACTCGTTAAAAATGTAAACGAACCTTTCATAATTGACGGAAAAGATACTGGCAAAACAATCGGAGAAATTCTCCTAACTCCAACGCGCATCTACGTAAAACCTGTCATGGAAGTCTTGGGAAAATACCGTAAAGCGATCAACGGAATGGTTCACATAACAGGCGGCGGATTTTACGAAAATATTCCTCGCATGTACCCAAAAGCAAAAGAAGGAAAAAAACAGTTGATTTCTGTAATAAAGAGAGACAGCTGGGATATTCCTCCTGTATTCGGAGAACTGATAAAAAGAGGTGCCGACTTAGATTCAATCTACAATACATTCAACATGGGAATTGGAATGCTCCTTGCAGTAAACTCAAAATATGCAGATGCTGTTTTGGAAATGTTCAATGCAAATGCTCACAAATATCACAAAGATTACTGCCCTGATATGAAAGCATACAAAATCGGATACGTCGCTTATAGTAAAGGCGAAGTAAAAAGCCAACAAGATTCTGTCTTATTTGAAGACTGA
- the purE gene encoding 5-(carboxyamino)imidazole ribonucleotide mutase, whose product MKVAIFFGSKSDKDTMKKAADVLSEFGVEYKAYIISAHRAGALLKQTVEHVEKDGCRVIIAGAGLAAALPGVIAGITTLPVIGVPLECVSDKSNGLGGMDALLSIVQMPPQIPVATVGINNAKNAAYLALQILALHDKELEAKLKTFRAKLADDAVASGIDIKF is encoded by the coding sequence ATGAAAGTAGCAATTTTTTTTGGATCAAAGTCTGATAAAGACACTATGAAAAAGGCAGCCGACGTTCTTTCCGAATTTGGCGTTGAATACAAAGCGTATATAATTTCTGCACACAGAGCAGGCGCCTTGCTTAAACAGACAGTTGAACATGTAGAAAAAGACGGATGCCGTGTTATAATCGCAGGAGCAGGGCTGGCAGCGGCGCTTCCGGGCGTTATCGCAGGAATTACGACATTGCCTGTGATTGGAGTTCCTCTTGAATGCGTAAGCGACAAGTCTAACGGACTCGGCGGAATGGACGCTTTGTTGAGCATCGTACAGATGCCTCCACAGATTCCTGTCGCGACAGTTGGAATCAACAATGCAAAAAATGCAGCTTATCTTGCACTCCAGATTCTTGCACTTCACGATAAAGAACTTGAGGCAAAATTAAAAACATTCAGAGCAAAACTTGCAGATGACGCAGTAGCTTCGGGAATAGATATCAAATTTTAG
- a CDS encoding helix-turn-helix domain-containing protein, giving the protein MGEGRRKHITFLGRKNIAGANIKRIREMKNPVINQNDLASLLQLKGIKIFKNSISRIENGEQILSDILLKYIAEILRVPVAELLDDSIYKDSISKNAHADEENINSISDLDNLVNYEKDPDFGVHHAAEK; this is encoded by the coding sequence ATGGGTGAAGGCAGAAGAAAACACATTACTTTTCTCGGAAGAAAAAACATTGCCGGTGCAAATATAAAGAGAATTCGCGAAATGAAAAATCCTGTTATCAATCAAAATGACCTTGCCTCGCTTTTACAGTTAAAAGGCATAAAAATATTTAAAAACAGCATTTCAAGAATTGAAAATGGAGAACAAATTCTTTCCGATATTCTTTTGAAATATATTGCGGAAATTCTCAGAGTTCCGGTTGCAGAGCTGCTCGACGATTCAATTTATAAAGATTCAATCTCCAAAAATGCACACGCCGATGAGGAAAACATCAATTCTATATCGGATTTGGACAATCTTGTGAACTACGAAAAAGATCCTGATTTTGGTGTTCACCATGCTGCAGAAAAATGA
- a CDS encoding PTS transporter subunit IIC, whose translation MKKYIKRYCIDAMSGMAQGLFASLLIGTIIKTLGQQLFRLGTNPFFKFLFDAGTFASNAHVVGAAMAVGIGFALKADALVLFTLAAVGAAANVTGGAGGPLAVLIIAIVSAEAGNAVSKKTKVDIIVTPAVTILAGTLLTLLTAKYIGIAANEVGRFLIWTTKLHPFWMGILVSSVVGIVLTLPISSAAICAAFGLTGLAGGAAVAGCCAQMVGFAVLSFRENKFGGIVSQGLGTSMLQMPNIIKNPKVWIPPIFASIITGPIATCIFKLEMNGTAVSSGMGTCGLVGQIGIVTGWFEPSAVAIEHGASVINPSAFDWLGLALICFVLPGLLSWIFGLFLRKIGWIKEGDLKL comes from the coding sequence ATGAAAAAATACATAAAACGTTACTGTATAGACGCTATGTCGGGGATGGCGCAGGGATTGTTCGCTTCTTTATTGATAGGAACAATTATTAAAACGCTTGGGCAGCAGCTGTTCAGGCTTGGAACTAATCCTTTTTTTAAGTTTTTATTTGATGCAGGCACTTTTGCGTCTAATGCACATGTCGTTGGAGCGGCAATGGCTGTCGGAATTGGTTTTGCATTGAAAGCTGACGCATTGGTTTTGTTCACGTTAGCGGCTGTCGGTGCTGCCGCAAATGTGACAGGAGGAGCCGGAGGTCCGCTTGCCGTCCTTATCATCGCAATTGTGTCGGCAGAAGCTGGAAACGCCGTCAGTAAAAAAACAAAAGTAGATATTATCGTTACGCCGGCTGTTACAATTCTCGCGGGAACTCTCCTGACTCTTCTGACTGCAAAATATATCGGTATTGCCGCAAACGAGGTCGGCAGGTTCCTTATCTGGACAACAAAACTTCATCCGTTTTGGATGGGAATACTCGTTTCCTCAGTTGTCGGAATCGTGCTTACGTTGCCGATAAGTTCTGCCGCAATATGTGCTGCATTCGGTCTGACCGGGCTTGCAGGCGGTGCTGCCGTTGCGGGCTGCTGTGCCCAAATGGTCGGCTTTGCAGTGCTTAGTTTCCGAGAAAACAAATTTGGCGGAATTGTTTCACAGGGATTGGGAACTAGCATGCTTCAAATGCCTAACATAATCAAAAATCCGAAAGTTTGGATTCCTCCTATTTTCGCTTCTATAATTACAGGACCAATTGCCACATGCATCTTTAAGTTGGAAATGAATGGAACAGCCGTAAGTTCAGGGATGGGAACATGCGGACTTGTCGGTCAGATTGGAATTGTCACAGGATGGTTTGAACCGAGTGCAGTCGCGATAGAACATGGAGCCAGTGTAATAAATCCAAGCGCTTTTGATTGGCTCGGACTTGCACTTATCTGCTTTGTTCTTCCCGGCTTACTGAGCTGGATATTCGGGCTTTTCCTGAGAAAAATCGGCTGGATAAAAGAAGGCGACCTTAAACTTTAA